A segment of the Methanothermococcus thermolithotrophicus DSM 2095 genome:
GGTTCGGAAAAAGGTGGTATTATGAAAAATTACATCAATCTACTGACAATCGCCTGCCTAACAATTATAGGGCTTCTAATCCTTGTAAATATGTTTCAATACAGTATAACTGCCCTACTTATGATATTCGCAGTAATTCTGATTGGAATACTGTCTCTATATCTGAAAAGTGAGAAGGTATCCCATTTGATGGAAAATTTAGAACATTTATTTATGATCCTACTATTCATCGGTATTCTTTATTTGGGGTACACCATGTACTTTAAGGGGTGGTTTTATGGGTGAAGTACCTTATATGTTACTTTACAGCCTTATAACACTTGTTATAGGAGGTTTTTTAGGACTTTCATATAGTTATAAAAAATATACAAAACCGTATGTGGAAAAAAAGTTGGACCCGGTTGCATTAGCTTGTTCTATAATTGGGGGGTTAATCTTCCCGATAAACCTTCCGTTATCTCTCCTATTTCTAGGCTTTCCATTTGGAATGAGACCTGGTTACGGACAGGCCGAACTAAGCTTAGGCATAATTTTAGCATTTATAAGCTACATATTGATAGCCTTTCAAAACTAAAAAGATAGATTTAATTTATTTTCCACTAAAAAAAAATATGAAGGTGGATTTATGTTAGAAGAAATTGACAAAAATTATCATAAAGGAAGTTTGGATCAAAAATACAACATAATAAAAAACAATAGGTTCATTATGGAGGAAGCCATTATCCCAATATCAAAGGCATTAAAACTCCCAATTGATGATGTCATAGAAATATTTGTAGAAAAATATGATGGAGCTTCATTGTATGAAACTCATGCTTATGTTGAACAGGCGAAAATGGGATGTTTAGGAAGAAAAGTCGATATAGATTTGGGATTATGTTGGATTTCAGACTTTTTTGGATTAATATCAAAAAAAGAAGCGGACTTAATAAGAAAAAAAGTTGTTGAAGATACAGTACTTAACAACAAGCCTTACGAAGAAGCCTTGAAGAAAGGTAGAGAACTGGTTGTGAAACTCCTAAAAGGCGAGTATTAACTATTGGAGGAGATTGTAGTGATAAAAGAATTCCTAAGAAAAAGATCCATTCATGTCTGTGTAGTAAATACTGGAGGATGTAATGGATGTGATATTGAAATAGTCTCAACTCTCGCTCCAAGATATGATATTGAACAGTATGGAATTTATGTGCATAACAATCCAAGGGAAGCTGATGTTTTAGTTATAACTGGCCCGGTAACACTCCCTTGGGAAAAAAGATTAGTTGAAATTTATGAAAAAACACCAGAACCAAAAATAGTTATTGCAGTTGGTGCCTGTGCCCTTAGCTGCGGTATATTCAAAGAAGGGCACGTTTGTGGTCCAGTAGATAAAATAATCCCGGTGGATGCAAAACTTCCAGGATGTCCACCAAGACCTTCCGAGATAATTGAGGCTATTCTAAAAGTTGCCCCAGATGCATTAGCTGCAAAAGAAAAACTATTGAAAGAAAAAACAAAATCATTGTCAGTTGAAGAAGAAGCTTAATTTTGAGTGATATTATGAATGTAGTACCAATAGGTCCTATTCACCCAGTACTAAAAGAACCACTAAGAATAAAACTTTTAGTTGAAGGAGAGAATGTTGTAGGGGCAGAACTAGATATGGGATACGTGCATAGGGGGATAGAAAAGATAATGGAAGGAAAACACTACCTAAAATGTATTCACCTTGCTGAAAGAGTCTGTGGTATCTGTTCCTATATACATACTCAGACATTTGCGGAATGTATAGAAAATATATCCAAAATAGAAGTCCCCGACAAAGCAAGATATTTAAGAGTTATAACCTGCGAGTTAGAAAGGATCCACAGTCATTTAATAGCCGCAGCAGTATATGACCTCGCAATTGAACATGAAACACTTGCAATGTGGATTTTAAATGCAAGGGAGCATATAATGGATATCTTAGAGTCGATAACAGGTAACAGAGTAAATATGGGATTTAACGTAGTTGGTGGAGTTAGGACAGACCTTAATAAAGAACTCTTGGATAATATTTACAAAAAACTCGATGAATTCAAAGAAGATATTAAGAATATAATTGAAGCATTTGAGACCGGTCCAATGATAGCCCTAAGAGGTAAAGGTATAGGAGTACTAGGTTATAAGGAAATAATGAAAACTAGAGCGGTAGGGCCTATAGCAAGGGCTTCCGGACTTCCTGAAAGTGATTGGAGATTAAGGCATCCAATTTACAAAGAATTAGGCTTTAAACCTGTTTGGAGAAATGAAGGGGACAACTTTGCAAGAATGATGGTAAGGCATGAGGAGATTATAACAAGTTTAGACTTGATAATGAAAGCCCTTGAACTCTATGAAGAATGTACTGGTCCTGTTAGAAACAAAGCCGATATCAAAGGAGGAGAAGGAGGGTGGAAGAATGAAGCCCATAGAGGTGAAGTATTATACAAAATAGCAATTACGGATGGGGGACTAATAAAAAGAATACTAATTAGAACTCCAACAGTCATGAACCTTGAAGCCTACAAGTACATGTTAAAAACCTGTCCCACTATCTCGGATGCAGTTGCCACATATACCTCAATTGATCCATGTGTATCATGTACGGAAAGAACAATAGTTATTAAGGATAAAAAAACTGGAAAAGAACGTGGATACAAATTCTAAGCTTTAAAATTATAATTTATTGGGTGATTTTTATGTCCTCATCCATTTGGTACCTTTATGAATTCATGAGGAAAAAATGGCTTAAAAAATTTGCCGATGCAAAAACGTGTGAAGAAAGCGCCATTGCACCTAAACGATACAGGAAAATCCCGGTTGTAGTTGAATTTCCTGAAAAATGTATAAGTTGTGGTGCATGTAGGGATTCGTGTCCCCCAGATGCCATAGTTTTACAATACGACACCGAATATAAAAAGGAACTTCCAATAATTGATGATGGTGCTTGTATATCCTGTGGAAACTGTGTGGAATCCTGCCCAACAGGGGTTTTGGATATAGGCAGCATAAGAGAAGATACTGACGGACTCCCATGGAACGTTCCAAAAGTTGTAAACTTAATCATAGACGAAGAGCTCTGTGTAAAATGTGGCTCCTGTGAAATTGCATGTCCCGTAAATGTCATACACTATGAGCATGGACTATATTCTATAGATGAAAACGGATGTATCGGATGCAAGAAATGTATTGAAGCCTGCCCGGTAGTGGATGCCATAAGAACCTATGATGAAGATACATTGGCGGAGAAAATCGATAGAGCTCAGAGAATAAAATTTGATAGGGCAGTAAGGGAAGGTGAACTGGAAGAGGAAAAGGATAAAATTGCAGAAGTCCCTAGAATAGTTAAAAGTCTCTGCATAAGATGTGGAAACTGTGTAGATGTCTGCCCAGGATCAATCGACTTAGAGAATTTTGAAGTTGTTGAATGCATAAAATCAGGCCATTGTTTAGAAGTATGCCCAACAACGGCAATAAGGATTGGAGAACCTCAAAAAATAAAGAAAATAAAAGAACAATGCTACACTATTGATGAAGACAGATGTATTGGCTGTAGGATATGTTATAGAATCTGTAACGTAGATAATGCAATTTCGATATCTCAGGAAACCAAACTACCATTCATAAACCCAGAACTCTGTGTGCGATGTGGATTGTGTTATAGAGAGTGTCCTGTTAATGCAATAGACTATACAGATACAGAAAAGGCAGATGAAAAGTACGTATTACGTAAAGTAAGGGATGAATTCCAAGATATGATTATGAAAGATTTAGAAGAATTCTCCAAAGGTTATGTTCTTGCAAAAGGGGAC
Coding sequences within it:
- a CDS encoding energy-converting hydrogenase subunit EhaL family protein, with amino-acid sequence MGEVPYMLLYSLITLVIGGFLGLSYSYKKYTKPYVEKKLDPVALACSIIGGLIFPINLPLSLLFLGFPFGMRPGYGQAELSLGIILAFISYILIAFQN
- a CDS encoding nickel-dependent hydrogenase large subunit, which produces MNVVPIGPIHPVLKEPLRIKLLVEGENVVGAELDMGYVHRGIEKIMEGKHYLKCIHLAERVCGICSYIHTQTFAECIENISKIEVPDKARYLRVITCELERIHSHLIAAAVYDLAIEHETLAMWILNAREHIMDILESITGNRVNMGFNVVGGVRTDLNKELLDNIYKKLDEFKEDIKNIIEAFETGPMIALRGKGIGVLGYKEIMKTRAVGPIARASGLPESDWRLRHPIYKELGFKPVWRNEGDNFARMMVRHEEIITSLDLIMKALELYEECTGPVRNKADIKGGEGGWKNEAHRGEVLYKIAITDGGLIKRILIRTPTVMNLEAYKYMLKTCPTISDAVATYTSIDPCVSCTERTIVIKDKKTGKERGYKF
- a CDS encoding 4Fe-4S binding protein, with the translated sequence MSSSIWYLYEFMRKKWLKKFADAKTCEESAIAPKRYRKIPVVVEFPEKCISCGACRDSCPPDAIVLQYDTEYKKELPIIDDGACISCGNCVESCPTGVLDIGSIREDTDGLPWNVPKVVNLIIDEELCVKCGSCEIACPVNVIHYEHGLYSIDENGCIGCKKCIEACPVVDAIRTYDEDTLAEKIDRAQRIKFDRAVREGELEEEKDKIAEVPRIVKSLCIRCGNCVDVCPGSIDLENFEVVECIKSGHCLEVCPTTAIRIGEPQKIKKIKEQCYTIDEDRCIGCRICYRICNVDNAISISQETKLPFINPELCVRCGLCYRECPVNAIDYTDTEKADEKYVLRKVRDEFQDMIMKDLEEFSKGYVLAKGDIRELGENMAIQQLNDDTR
- a CDS encoding DUF1959 domain-containing protein, with the translated sequence MLEEIDKNYHKGSLDQKYNIIKNNRFIMEEAIIPISKALKLPIDDVIEIFVEKYDGASLYETHAYVEQAKMGCLGRKVDIDLGLCWISDFFGLISKKEADLIRKKVVEDTVLNNKPYEEALKKGRELVVKLLKGEY
- a CDS encoding NADH-quinone oxidoreductase subunit B family protein, translating into MIKEFLRKRSIHVCVVNTGGCNGCDIEIVSTLAPRYDIEQYGIYVHNNPREADVLVITGPVTLPWEKRLVEIYEKTPEPKIVIAVGACALSCGIFKEGHVCGPVDKIIPVDAKLPGCPPRPSEIIEAILKVAPDALAAKEKLLKEKTKSLSVEEEA